The Flaviramulus sp. BrNp1-15 genome includes the window TTTTTTTAAAAAATTATAAATATTTAACAAAAACATGATGTTTGTTAAAAATATTGCGCTTTTTAATCAAACTATTTGTTATATAAAAAATGGAGTTCAATTTTATGAACTCCATTTTGTCTTTACTTACTAAAATAAAAAAGTTTTATAAAGCTCTAATCTTGATATCTTTAAACCACACTTTATCTCCATGGTCTTGTAAACCTATATGCCCTGTATGGTGTTTGCCAAAATCTTTCCATCCTTTAAATTTAGAGTTTTCAACCATAGCATCCCACTCTTTACCATGAACAGGAAAACTTACAATTTTTGTTCCGTTCAAGGTTATTGAGCCTTGATTTGTTTTGTGATTAATTTTAACAACACATAAATTCCACTCTCCCGCTGGTTTGCAAACATCATGTTCTGGCTGAACCAAATCATATAAAGCTCCTGCTTGGTGAAATTTAGGGTTCGCAAAAGCATCAGGATGGCGTTCATTATCTAATACCTGAATTTCTGGCCCCGATTGATACGCTTCATTTAATTCTGGATCTTCATAAACACTCCAAAAAATGCCACTATTACCACCTTCAGAAATTTTCCATTCTAATGATAATTCAAAATTGGTAAAAGTATCTTTTGTTATAATATTTTTTCCGCCTTCTTCACTTGGCGTAAACACCATTGCTCC containing:
- a CDS encoding DUF1080 domain-containing protein codes for the protein MKKLILLVVFTAAFIACKDKTKQSAETEVEAQAEVKSHDDWVYLFDGTSYDKWRGYLTDEMYPEWTIEDGAMVFTPSEEGGKNIITKDTFTNFELSLEWKISEGGNSGIFWSVYEDPELNEAYQSGPEIQVLDNERHPDAFANPKFHQAGALYDLVQPEHDVCKPAGEWNLCVVKINHKTNQGSITLNGTKIVSFPVHGKEWDAMVENSKFKGWKDFGKHHTGHIGLQDHGDKVWFKDIKIRAL